TATTATTGCATCAGTATATGCAGCTACAACAATCGTGCTAGGCTACCTCTCGTACGGTGGACTCCAGTTTAGAATTAGTGATGCAATGCTTATCCTGCCGTTATTTGAAGGCATGGGTTTAGAAGCAGTAGTAGGATTAGCTATAGGGGGTTTACTAGGCAACTTGGCAAGCCCCTTCGTACCCTGGGACTGGGTTTTCGGGCCTGCAGCAAACCTGCTGGCTTCCATCATAGTCTACTTGATTAGAATGAGTAAGCTGAGGCCTCTCTTAAAGCTTACTGCTTCAAGCGTGCTAGCCGCGCTAGCTGTAGCACTGCTAGTAGGGTTTGAGCTCACCGTTATATATGGGCTTCCAGCACTAGTATACATGTATTTATTCGTTAGTGAACTAGTGGTTATCGCTGGTATCGGCGGACTCGTTTACAGGTCTCTAAAGGTGTTTACTAGTGAGTAAGCTGAGAGCAGTAGACCTGGCTATAGGCTACAGGATTGAGCGTCCTCTTCTAGAGAACGTGGAGTTCACGCTTGACTCAGGACTCTACGCGTTAATTGGAGCTAATGGGAGTGGAAAAACAACCCTCCTCAAAACTCTCGCCGGCATTCTAAAGCCGTTGAAGGGCTCTGTGAATGTAGATGGTGTCAACATACATAGAGCTCCTAGGAGAGAGGCAGCCAGGCTTGTAGGGTATGCTTGGCAAAACCCCTTCTACGGGTTTGTGGAGGCTTCCGTAGAGCGGGAAATACATCTTATAGCGAAGCTAACAGGTGTTAGGCTAAAGGAGGAAATACTCTACCGGCTTGTAGAGTTAGAGCTTATGGGTCGAAGCCCCTTTACTCTCAGTGGAGGTGAGGCTAGAAGAGTTGCGTTAGCAAGCGTCTTAGCAGCTGATCAACCGGTGTGGTTGCTGGATGAGCCCTTCGCCGACTTAGATTACAGCGGCTACAGGATTCTAGCAAGCCTAGTTGAGTATGGTGTTAAAGCCGGTAAGATAATAGTAGTGTCAACACACATAGTCTCCCTTCTAGATCCATTAAAGCCTAGAGGATTCCTACTAATTGATAGAAACAGGAGGAGACTACTCACTGGAGCCTGGAACGAGCTAAGCGATGACATACTAGTGGAAGCCAATGTGATCCCAAGGGGGATTCTATGTGCCGCTACTCCGTGAAACCCTAGTCCTCCAGGAGAAGGATAACTGGCTTAGTAGAGAAGCATTGATCCCAGTGAAGCTTGCCCTGCTACTAGTTAACATGGTAGTAATAGTCTTCTCAAACCCCTTTATTACGCTAGGCTTTATCGCAGCTTACATGCTAATTTACACTAGTATAGGTGCCTTTAGACTCCTCTACCTCACTCTAATAGTATATACTCCGCCTGTACTTATTGTAGCGTTAGTTAACTTTGCTCTAGGCGAGTTAACAGCAAGCCAAGTAAACCTCTATCTATACAGCTATTCTCTCCTCCTCTCAGTACTCCTCGTCTACTCGACGAGCAAGAGGGAGAGCTTATTGAAGCTTCTCTCGCCAGTTAAACTGGACTTAGCGTACTCTCTAACATTTAGTATTCTCGAGGAATTAGAGAGCATGATTGACTCTAAAATAGCACGCGGCTGGGAGCCTGGTTTCAACCCACTTAAATACTACATAGTGATAATCGATGCAATCAAACTAGCTGTATTAAGAGTAAGAGGGGTTGAAGACTCGTTAAAAGCACGGGGAATGGAGTAGTACAAGCAGCAGACTACTTAACACCAGCAGCTTGCTACACATTATACAAATAATTCTGTATTGTGCACCGGGCTTGGAGGACAGTAGAACAGAGTTCTTATATTTGAACACTATATTTTCACATGAGCATGTGATCTAGAATTTAACATATTTTTCACTATGAACTATACTCGTTTACATGACTTGGTATGATGATGCTGTAATTATTTTTAATCACATTTTATATCAAGCTTAAATGTGTTCAATGAATACTGTTTCTACAAAACGTAAGGCTTAAATATTACCAGCGTGAAGTTATATTGTGAAGAGGTGGAAGTGAATGCCCGAGAAGCTAAAGTTCTTCGACCTAAAGGCAAAGAAGTACTTCGAGACAGACCAGTACGAGGTTGTAGTGAAGGAGACTAAGAGGGGCAAGATAAAGATAGCATTCGCTGTCAGCCCACACACAGGCAAGAAGTTTGCTAGAATACTCGGGCCTGCGAAGTAGTCTTAGCAGGCTAGCGTTAAACCTATACTCAAGTTTCTTTTTCTCTCCTTAATTCCTTCTAAATTCTTATGATTATTGTCTTTGAGTTTTATGTGCCGGTACAGATCTCTGCTGCTGGCTTAGATTTCAGTACATCCTTTAACT
Above is a window of Desulfurococcus sp. DNA encoding:
- a CDS encoding QueT transporter family protein, with the translated sequence MKLYTLTAVKSAIIASVYAATTIVLGYLSYGGLQFRISDAMLILPLFEGMGLEAVVGLAIGGLLGNLASPFVPWDWVFGPAANLLASIIVYLIRMSKLRPLLKLTASSVLAALAVALLVGFELTVIYGLPALVYMYLFVSELVVIAGIGGLVYRSLKVFTSE
- a CDS encoding ABC transporter ATP-binding protein, which translates into the protein MSKLRAVDLAIGYRIERPLLENVEFTLDSGLYALIGANGSGKTTLLKTLAGILKPLKGSVNVDGVNIHRAPRREAARLVGYAWQNPFYGFVEASVEREIHLIAKLTGVRLKEEILYRLVELELMGRSPFTLSGGEARRVALASVLAADQPVWLLDEPFADLDYSGYRILASLVEYGVKAGKIIVVSTHIVSLLDPLKPRGFLLIDRNRRRLLTGAWNELSDDILVEANVIPRGILCAATP